A genomic stretch from Erysipelothrix sp. HDW6C includes:
- a CDS encoding SufD family Fe-S cluster assembly protein: MTHVIWRSERHLLDSGFNPIELIVSDTMDVTLTIPAGTTGSLYLVVKGDGCLNLTLHVLDNTDWKYLWINQSNGSLSVNEHLILEENTNLLANYGEMTLGNHQKKTHIEYRGIRSHVDFRGAIISFNKLKWQIKADHQAKKSFAMVTCNAIVLDNADLHLEVIGSISKGNGGSETHQMSRILNLGENVHGIVYPMLLIDENDVAASHAASVGQPNEEHIYYLQSRGLSRLDALKLIIMGYLMPIVEGIDDPAIKEQLSEEIMEKVNNQWN; the protein is encoded by the coding sequence ATGACACACGTAATCTGGCGTTCCGAGCGTCATCTCTTGGACTCTGGATTCAATCCAATTGAATTAATTGTCTCTGATACCATGGATGTCACCCTCACAATTCCTGCGGGAACAACAGGGAGCTTGTATCTTGTTGTAAAAGGGGATGGTTGTTTAAATTTGACACTCCATGTCCTCGACAACACTGATTGGAAGTATTTGTGGATCAACCAAAGCAATGGTTCATTGAGCGTGAATGAACATTTAATACTTGAAGAAAACACCAATCTCTTGGCAAACTATGGAGAGATGACGTTGGGAAATCACCAAAAAAAGACGCATATTGAGTACCGCGGCATTCGCAGTCATGTCGATTTCCGTGGTGCTATCATTAGCTTTAATAAACTGAAATGGCAAATCAAGGCAGATCATCAAGCAAAGAAAAGTTTTGCGATGGTTACATGTAATGCCATTGTTTTGGATAATGCTGACTTACATCTTGAAGTCATCGGGTCCATTTCAAAAGGCAATGGTGGTTCGGAAACACACCAAATGAGTCGTATTTTAAATCTGGGTGAGAATGTCCATGGCATTGTGTATCCGATGCTGTTGATTGATGAAAATGACGTAGCGGCCTCTCATGCTGCTTCAGTTGGACAACCCAATGAAGAACATATTTACTATCTACAGTCTCGAGGGTTAAGCCGTTTGGATGCGCTGAAACTCATCATTATGGGTTATTTGATGCCGATTGTAGAGGGAATTGATGATCCTGCAATTAAAGAACAACTGAGTGAAGAGATTATGGAGAAGGTGAACAACCAATGGAACTAA
- the sufC gene encoding Fe-S cluster assembly ATPase SufC, whose amino-acid sequence MAQLKIENLHVEIDGKEILKGVDLEINEGEIHAIMGPNGNGKSTLLSAIMGHPRYEVTEGRVFIDDVDVLELEVDERSKLGLFLGMQYPQEVSGVTNSDFLKSALNAHRETPIGLFEFVKGMESSIERLRMKEDLAHRFLNEGFSGGEKKRNEILQMIMLQPRFAMLDEIDSGLDIDALALVARVLKEEQDKQKMGLIIVSHYERFFELIKPTHTHIMMDGKIVLSSDDTLVTKIDREGYDWLDAKPAEKPEEHQRRIVLESCAIRDRVGDK is encoded by the coding sequence ATGGCACAATTAAAAATCGAAAATCTCCATGTCGAGATTGATGGTAAAGAAATTCTCAAAGGCGTTGATTTGGAAATTAATGAAGGGGAGATTCATGCAATCATGGGACCTAATGGAAATGGTAAGTCTACACTCTTATCTGCAATCATGGGGCACCCGCGTTATGAAGTGACAGAAGGGCGCGTATTCATTGACGATGTTGATGTCTTGGAACTTGAAGTTGATGAGCGCAGTAAACTGGGACTCTTTTTAGGCATGCAATATCCACAAGAAGTATCCGGGGTTACCAACTCTGATTTCTTGAAATCTGCACTTAATGCCCACCGCGAAACGCCGATTGGATTGTTTGAGTTTGTGAAGGGCATGGAGTCAAGCATTGAGCGATTACGCATGAAAGAGGATTTGGCACACCGTTTCCTTAATGAAGGATTCTCAGGTGGTGAGAAGAAACGTAATGAGATTTTGCAAATGATTATGTTACAACCTCGTTTTGCAATGCTGGATGAAATTGATTCAGGTCTTGATATTGATGCATTGGCACTTGTTGCTCGGGTGTTGAAGGAAGAACAAGATAAGCAAAAAATGGGTCTCATTATTGTGAGTCATTATGAGCGTTTCTTTGAATTAATCAAACCAACACATACACATATTATGATGGATGGTAAGATTGTCCTCAGTTCGGATGATACTTTGGTTACAAAAATTGACCGTGAAGGATATGACTGGTTGGATGCAAAACCAGCTGAAAAACCAGAGGAGCATCAACGTCGCATTGTTCTTGAATCATGCGCCATTCGTGATCGTGTAGGTGACAAATAA
- a CDS encoding peptidylprolyl isomerase, whose protein sequence is MIDNLKKYWFVVVICLVLIVGTVLFAKQQMGTVLRGKTVEGKQVVSEIAGINYFGDDYQQDLKDRYGDAELYKLFERSVLGSIETPEEVVTKAKEDAATVKTNVSAQQGQAGLDTLNSQIVALGYKGLDELNLVYEDMAKRDTLVLDLIASNKDLYLKPYVDAKSPRVVSHILVKMTDPKNPTAEEQKKIDDVNARLAEGTAFSEVAMALSDDTGSAQKGGSIGFMDKDSQLVTEFLTAAIATEEGQMTEWVESEYGRHLIKVDSTNTDTFMTDENYKGDFISAISSFDSSVIYQAIWNTAQTLEVSFKDEAVKKSLMEYMNIKEGQ, encoded by the coding sequence ATGATTGACAATTTAAAAAAATATTGGTTTGTCGTCGTTATTTGTTTAGTGCTTATAGTCGGAACAGTGCTTTTCGCTAAACAACAAATGGGTACCGTTTTACGTGGTAAAACAGTAGAGGGGAAACAAGTCGTTTCAGAAATAGCTGGAATTAATTACTTTGGTGATGATTATCAACAAGATCTTAAAGACCGCTATGGTGATGCTGAACTATATAAACTCTTTGAACGATCCGTTCTGGGTTCAATTGAAACACCAGAAGAAGTAGTAACAAAAGCAAAAGAAGATGCAGCAACAGTTAAAACAAATGTTTCTGCACAACAAGGACAAGCAGGTTTGGACACATTGAACAGCCAAATTGTTGCCCTTGGTTATAAAGGCCTTGACGAATTAAACTTGGTTTACGAAGATATGGCAAAACGCGATACGCTTGTATTAGACCTTATCGCATCAAATAAAGATTTATACTTAAAACCATACGTGGATGCAAAATCACCACGCGTCGTCAGTCATATTCTTGTAAAAATGACCGACCCAAAAAATCCAACTGCTGAAGAGCAAAAGAAAATTGACGATGTCAATGCTCGCCTTGCTGAAGGAACAGCTTTCAGTGAAGTAGCGATGGCTTTATCTGATGATACAGGTTCAGCCCAAAAAGGTGGAAGTATCGGATTTATGGATAAAGACTCACAACTTGTTACTGAATTCCTTACAGCTGCAATCGCAACTGAAGAAGGTCAAATGACTGAATGGGTGGAATCAGAGTATGGACGTCACTTAATTAAAGTTGACTCAACAAACACAGATACATTTATGACTGATGAAAACTATAAAGGTGACTTTATCTCAGCAATCAGTTCATTCGACAGTTCTGTAATTTATCAAGCAATTTGGAATACAGCACAAACCTTGGAAGTTTCATTTAAAGATGAAGCAGTCAAGAAATCATTAATGGAATACATGAACATCAAGGAGGGTCAATAA
- a CDS encoding HIT family protein — MTLFKRIIDGEIPAKVVYEDDDVLAFLDISQGTPGHTLIIPKEETASLLTASPEVLTAVSIASQHVAKLLMEKLGASGVNILSNANAVAGQTVFHYHVHVIPRYDHDELTFTFKKHENDIDRIHQRITQ, encoded by the coding sequence ATGACTTTATTCAAACGTATTATCGACGGCGAAATCCCTGCAAAGGTTGTTTACGAAGACGACGACGTTTTGGCATTTCTGGACATCTCACAAGGGACACCTGGCCACACACTTATCATCCCCAAAGAAGAGACTGCATCCCTTCTCACGGCAAGTCCCGAAGTCCTCACTGCAGTCAGTATTGCGTCACAACACGTTGCCAAGCTACTCATGGAAAAACTGGGTGCATCAGGTGTTAATATTCTTAGCAATGCCAATGCGGTAGCGGGACAAACCGTCTTTCATTACCATGTTCATGTGATCCCGCGTTATGACCACGATGAACTCACCTTCACATTCAAGAAACATGAAAATGATATCGATCGGATTCACCAAAGGATAACACAATAA
- a CDS encoding TetR/AcrR family transcriptional regulator, translating to MNKYEKTTIEKKDRVLQSALTLFSHDGYGSVSIAAIAKDSRVSQASIYNYFGGKEGIVDGIINTWMSEIDNEVDVLLKSKSLFTEKMAAVLKLCDNAMGVKINNLIAKSDDARFIDLIKTSISTNKQSLYLKILAQGRASKSIDETISDTVYLKFINAVNTIEYANGEELELIKKLLLHGMLKD from the coding sequence ATGAACAAGTATGAGAAAACAACAATTGAGAAAAAAGACCGTGTACTACAAAGTGCTTTGACTTTGTTTTCGCACGATGGATATGGATCTGTATCCATCGCGGCCATTGCGAAAGATTCAAGGGTGTCTCAGGCATCAATCTATAATTACTTTGGTGGCAAAGAGGGTATTGTTGATGGCATCATCAATACCTGGATGTCTGAAATCGATAACGAAGTAGATGTGCTCTTGAAATCAAAGTCACTCTTTACTGAAAAAATGGCAGCTGTCCTTAAACTGTGCGACAATGCTATGGGTGTGAAAATTAATAATTTAATCGCTAAGAGTGATGATGCACGCTTTATCGATTTGATTAAGACTTCCATCAGCACGAATAAGCAATCGCTTTACCTCAAGATTCTTGCGCAGGGAAGGGCGTCAAAATCAATCGATGAAACGATTTCCGATACTGTATATTTGAAGTTCATTAATGCAGTAAACACGATTGAATATGCTAATGGTGAGGAATTAGAACTCATTAAGAAGTTACTTTTGCATGGAATGTTAAAGGATTAA
- a CDS encoding class I SAM-dependent methyltransferase: MLINKKRFQFLLAAMVLFIMAYNPITKYLVDQAKHPTRFIGQLITNIWSSYFETLSIWSNNLVYLPEGSTILDVGFGGGSNIKYINKTIANVTLYGIDISQESLKTAARNNQNGITKGNISLSVQDVAAMAFDDAMFDTIFVIQSHMYWNQLDDGLRQCYRTLTDHGTLVIASEIDKINYHLSEYSNHDLFKNHLQKLGFTKVTVRIKGNYVAFICNK, from the coding sequence ATGCTTATAAACAAGAAACGATTTCAATTTCTACTTGCAGCAATGGTGTTATTTATCATGGCATACAATCCAATTACAAAATACCTTGTAGATCAAGCTAAACACCCCACAAGATTCATAGGACAGTTAATCACAAACATTTGGTCTTCATACTTTGAAACGCTTAGTATATGGAGTAACAACCTTGTCTATTTGCCTGAAGGTTCAACTATCCTCGATGTTGGTTTTGGTGGTGGTTCTAACATTAAATATATTAATAAAACCATTGCGAACGTCACACTCTATGGGATTGATATCTCACAAGAGTCACTTAAGACAGCAGCACGAAACAATCAAAATGGCATTACCAAGGGAAACATTTCATTATCAGTACAAGATGTGGCAGCAATGGCATTCGATGATGCCATGTTTGATACAATTTTTGTCATTCAATCTCATATGTATTGGAATCAATTGGATGATGGACTTCGCCAGTGTTATCGCACATTGACCGATCATGGAACACTTGTCATTGCTAGCGAAATTGATAAAATTAACTACCATCTTTCAGAATACAGCAACCACGATCTATTTAAGAATCATCTTCAAAAACTTGGCTTCACCAAAGTCACCGTTCGTATCAAGGGAAACTACGTCGCATTCATTTGCAACAAATAG
- the pnp gene encoding polyribonucleotide nucleotidyltransferase, whose translation MSKRVFELDFDGKSLKVETGELAKQAGGSVLIRYEDTVVLSAATASKKAKDIDFFPLTVTYEEKLYSVGKIPGGFLRREGRPSEHATLTSRLIDRTVRPLFAEGFRNEVQVVNTVLSVDKDYAPDMAAMFGASLALGVSDIPFEGPIAGVIVGLIDGEFVINPNLEQQSKSRMHLIVAGTKDAINMVEAGAEEVSEEEFLDAMMFGHEWIKKLCAFQIEIAQAVAKEKMAVNLYEVPTEIAEEVEALVGEDLRKAVAIEGKLERYGAIDDFEEKAYLHFESKSYEDEAAKNKALKFVKEYTHDIVAGEVRRLISVEKIRPDGRGVDEVRPLNVQMDILPRVHGSGLFTRGETQVLSVCTLGAMGDTQIIDDLSEVEEKRFLHHYNFPPYSVGETGRMGAPGRREIGHGALGERALSYVLPTMEEFPYTIRLVAEVLESNGSSSQASICAGSVALMAAGVPIKAAVSGIAMGLVQLGDDYTILTDIQGMEDHFGDMDFKVAGTSKGITALQMDIKIAGLSRQILKEALAQAKKGRAEMMDAMNEVISEPRPEVGTYALKIAQIQIAPDKIRDVIGTGGKIINQIIEDSDNVKIDIEDDGRVVIYHSDMAAINKAKAKIESIVREAKVGEIYDAKVVRVEKFGAFVQLFEGTDGLLHVSKIAHERVENVEDVLKLGDVVQVKVTEVDDRGRVNVSRKALLPKPEVKKEETATEPKTEA comes from the coding sequence ATGAGTAAGAGAGTATTTGAATTAGATTTCGATGGTAAGAGTTTAAAAGTTGAAACAGGAGAACTTGCGAAACAAGCAGGGGGATCCGTATTAATCCGTTATGAAGACACCGTGGTACTTTCCGCAGCGACTGCGAGTAAGAAAGCGAAGGACATTGATTTCTTCCCACTTACGGTTACATATGAAGAAAAATTGTATTCAGTAGGAAAAATCCCAGGTGGATTTTTACGTCGTGAAGGACGACCAAGCGAGCATGCAACATTGACATCACGCTTGATTGACCGTACTGTACGTCCATTATTTGCAGAAGGATTCCGAAATGAAGTCCAAGTTGTAAATACTGTACTTTCTGTTGATAAAGACTATGCGCCAGATATGGCAGCAATGTTTGGTGCTTCATTGGCATTGGGTGTTTCTGACATTCCATTTGAAGGACCGATTGCAGGTGTTATTGTTGGTTTGATTGATGGCGAGTTTGTGATTAATCCAAACCTCGAACAACAATCAAAATCACGCATGCACTTAATCGTTGCGGGTACCAAAGACGCTATCAACATGGTTGAAGCGGGTGCTGAAGAAGTATCGGAAGAAGAATTCTTAGATGCGATGATGTTTGGACATGAGTGGATCAAAAAACTTTGTGCATTCCAAATTGAAATTGCACAGGCTGTAGCCAAAGAAAAAATGGCCGTAAACTTATACGAAGTTCCTACAGAAATTGCAGAAGAAGTTGAAGCATTAGTCGGTGAAGACTTACGTAAGGCAGTCGCTATCGAAGGTAAACTTGAGCGCTATGGTGCGATTGATGACTTTGAAGAGAAAGCATATTTACATTTTGAATCAAAATCATATGAAGATGAAGCTGCAAAGAATAAAGCACTTAAATTCGTAAAAGAATACACCCATGATATTGTAGCGGGTGAAGTGCGTCGCTTAATTTCTGTTGAGAAAATTCGTCCGGATGGACGTGGTGTTGACGAAGTTAGACCACTAAACGTTCAAATGGATATCTTACCACGTGTACACGGAAGTGGATTATTCACCCGTGGTGAAACACAAGTACTCTCAGTATGTACATTAGGTGCGATGGGCGATACACAAATCATCGATGACTTATCCGAGGTTGAAGAAAAGCGTTTCTTGCATCACTATAATTTCCCACCCTACTCAGTTGGTGAAACAGGACGTATGGGTGCGCCTGGACGTCGTGAAATTGGTCACGGTGCCTTGGGTGAACGTGCGTTATCTTATGTATTACCTACAATGGAAGAATTCCCATACACAATTCGTTTGGTTGCTGAAGTTCTTGAATCCAATGGTTCATCTTCACAAGCAAGTATCTGTGCAGGTTCGGTTGCATTAATGGCTGCCGGGGTTCCAATTAAAGCTGCTGTTAGTGGTATTGCAATGGGACTTGTCCAATTGGGCGATGACTATACAATCCTTACTGATATTCAAGGTATGGAAGATCACTTTGGCGATATGGACTTTAAAGTTGCCGGTACGTCAAAAGGAATCACTGCATTACAAATGGATATTAAAATTGCCGGTTTAAGCCGTCAAATTTTGAAAGAAGCACTAGCACAAGCCAAAAAGGGCCGTGCTGAAATGATGGATGCTATGAATGAAGTTATCTCAGAGCCACGTCCAGAAGTTGGTACATATGCATTGAAGATTGCACAAATTCAAATTGCTCCGGATAAAATTCGTGATGTTATTGGTACTGGCGGTAAAATTATCAACCAAATCATCGAAGACTCAGACAATGTTAAAATTGATATTGAGGACGATGGACGTGTTGTTATCTACCATAGTGATATGGCCGCAATCAATAAAGCAAAAGCGAAAATCGAATCCATTGTTCGTGAGGCAAAAGTTGGCGAAATTTACGATGCGAAAGTTGTTCGTGTTGAAAAATTCGGTGCCTTTGTTCAATTGTTTGAAGGAACAGATGGATTGTTGCATGTATCAAAAATTGCACATGAACGTGTTGAGAACGTTGAAGACGTCCTTAAACTCGGTGATGTAGTTCAGGTTAAGGTTACAGAAGTTGATGACCGTGGACGTGTTAATGTCTCACGTAAGGCGCTTCTTCCAAAACCAGAAGTTAAAAAAGAAGAAACAGCAACAGAACCAAAAACTGAAGCATAA
- the rpsO gene encoding 30S ribosomal protein S15, whose product MLSQAEKQAIMKDFGRNDKDTGSVEVQVAVLTNEINLLTEHMKVHKKDHHSNRGLLKKVGRRRNLLTYLRNEDINRYRELITRLGLRK is encoded by the coding sequence ATGTTATCACAAGCAGAAAAACAAGCAATCATGAAAGACTTCGGTCGCAATGATAAAGATACAGGTTCCGTTGAAGTGCAAGTTGCAGTTCTTACAAACGAAATCAATCTCTTAACAGAGCACATGAAAGTACACAAGAAAGACCACCATTCAAACCGTGGACTTCTTAAAAAAGTTGGACGTCGTCGTAATTTATTAACATACTTACGTAATGAAGACATCAACCGTTACCGTGAATTAATCACACGTTTAGGATTAAGAAAATAA
- a CDS encoding DUF871 domain-containing protein, producing MMAIDLEQAMALPEVQDFLKQSQRNINLGVSIYPEHSTPDADKAYLKRAAELGFTKMFTCLLSVGDDVQQIIEEFTDVNGYAQSLGYEVIVDVNPMVFDKLGATREDLRIFKQMNVDTIRLDMGYGVEKDAAMTHNKSGLKIELNASTNESHLAAMIAAGADVHKLSTCHNFYPQKYTGLSEEDFVRFSTGIDALGVSVAGFVSSNAENTYGPWPVYQGLVSMEDLRGLPIDYQARFMIATKKIKSVMIGNAYATDEELVSLSQLDRNVTQIGVIPIDNLSPIEQKILFADPHVCREFAAYMKRDFVSRFTNKGTSVAPNNTVESIQKGDVVIVNDNLKHYAGEISIITRDGIVNDGSYNVVAHIKPEEAKLVEYLQSQDMFQFIK from the coding sequence ATGATGGCGATAGATTTAGAACAAGCAATGGCATTACCAGAAGTGCAGGACTTTTTGAAGCAATCACAGCGTAATATCAATTTAGGTGTTTCAATTTACCCAGAACACAGTACTCCTGATGCTGATAAAGCGTATCTTAAACGTGCTGCTGAACTTGGATTTACAAAGATGTTTACATGTCTGTTAAGTGTTGGTGACGATGTTCAACAAATAATTGAAGAATTTACTGATGTTAATGGGTATGCACAATCACTTGGATATGAAGTGATTGTTGATGTTAATCCGATGGTTTTTGATAAACTTGGTGCAACACGAGAGGACTTGCGTATCTTCAAGCAAATGAATGTGGATACAATTCGCTTAGATATGGGGTATGGCGTTGAAAAAGATGCGGCAATGACACACAACAAGAGTGGTTTGAAGATTGAACTGAATGCCAGTACGAATGAATCACATCTTGCAGCGATGATTGCGGCAGGCGCAGATGTTCATAAACTGAGCACCTGTCATAACTTTTACCCGCAAAAATATACTGGCTTATCGGAAGAAGATTTTGTCCGTTTCTCAACTGGCATTGATGCATTGGGTGTCAGTGTGGCGGGATTTGTATCCTCAAATGCCGAGAATACGTATGGTCCTTGGCCTGTATACCAAGGTCTTGTGAGTATGGAAGATCTTCGTGGATTGCCAATCGATTACCAAGCACGTTTTATGATTGCTACTAAAAAGATCAAGTCAGTTATGATTGGAAATGCTTATGCAACCGATGAAGAACTTGTAAGTCTTTCTCAACTTGATCGTAACGTGACACAAATTGGTGTGATTCCCATAGATAATTTAAGTCCAATTGAACAAAAAATACTCTTTGCCGATCCGCATGTTTGCCGTGAATTCGCAGCATACATGAAACGGGATTTTGTGTCGCGATTTACAAATAAAGGAACATCAGTTGCGCCCAATAATACAGTAGAATCGATCCAAAAAGGCGATGTTGTTATCGTAAACGATAATCTCAAGCATTATGCGGGTGAAATTTCAATTATTACCCGGGATGGTATTGTTAACGATGGCAGCTATAATGTTGTTGCTCACATCAAACCTGAAGAAGCGAAACTTGTAGAATACCTACAATCACAAGATATGTTCCAATTCATCAAATAA
- a CDS encoding NAD(P)-dependent oxidoreductase yields the protein MKKIAWIGTGVMGKPMALHLANAGYDVSAYNRTFSKAQSLQPQATAYETIQDVVKDADIVFTIVGYPKDVEEVFSEIMTHAKPGTVLVDMTTSSPTLAKQLHETGRTKGFPVLDAPVTGGDLGAINATLSIMVGGDRLVFERVLPLLEILGQTINYMGEAGNGQHAKLANQTAIAGAIAGTAEALYYARAQGIDMTTMLAVITGGSASSWQAANNGPKMISKDYAPGFYVKHFLKDLKLVMDEKHDLYLPIVENVTKIYDVMSEQGFAENGTQAIIEYYLQKL from the coding sequence ATGAAAAAAATAGCATGGATTGGAACGGGGGTCATGGGGAAACCAATGGCACTTCATTTAGCAAATGCCGGTTATGATGTGAGTGCCTACAACCGAACATTCTCGAAAGCACAAAGTTTACAACCACAGGCAACGGCATACGAAACAATTCAAGACGTTGTGAAAGATGCCGACATCGTTTTTACCATTGTGGGTTATCCAAAAGATGTTGAGGAAGTCTTTAGCGAAATAATGACACATGCCAAACCAGGAACTGTTTTGGTTGATATGACAACATCTTCGCCAACGCTTGCAAAACAACTTCATGAAACAGGAAGAACCAAGGGGTTCCCAGTTCTTGATGCACCTGTAACCGGTGGTGATCTTGGAGCAATCAACGCAACGCTATCCATCATGGTCGGTGGTGATCGCTTAGTATTTGAACGGGTATTACCGCTTCTTGAAATTCTTGGTCAAACTATCAACTATATGGGTGAAGCAGGAAATGGTCAGCATGCAAAACTCGCCAATCAAACAGCAATCGCAGGTGCAATCGCCGGGACTGCCGAAGCACTATACTATGCTCGGGCACAAGGCATTGATATGACAACAATGCTGGCAGTTATTACGGGTGGAAGTGCATCATCATGGCAAGCAGCAAACAACGGGCCTAAAATGATTTCAAAGGACTATGCTCCGGGATTCTATGTCAAACACTTCCTCAAAGACTTAAAACTTGTGATGGATGAAAAGCACGATTTGTATCTACCAATCGTTGAGAATGTCACTAAAATTTATGATGTTATGAGTGAGCAAGGCTTTGCGGAAAATGGAACTCAAGCTATCATAGAATACTACTTGCAAAAACTCTAG